Genomic segment of Acidimicrobiia bacterium:
TTCGCGTGGGACATCGGGGCCAAGCCCGTTGTCGTGCTGTCGAAGACCGACCTGCGGACCGATGTCGATTCTCTCGTTTCCCGGGTACGGACCTGGGTTGGCGATGTGGACATCGTTCCGGTTTCCGTCACCAACGGTTCGGGCATCGAGACGATCCTTGAGCTCCTCGCGGGCCGTACGGGGACCCTGATCGGGGAGTCAGGTGCCGGCAAATCCTCGCTCGTGAACGCCGTCATGGAGGACGAGGTCGCGTGGATCGGCGATGTGAGGGACCGCGACGCAAAGGGTCGCCACACGACCACGCATCGGGAGCTCCACCTGCTTCCCGGAGGGGGAATGATCATCGACAACCCCGGTGTTCGCGCTCTTGGCCTGTGGGCAGAGGGGGAAGGAGTCGAGCAGCTCTTCTCCGACATCGAACAGGTCGGGACTTCGTGCAGGTTCCGCGATTGTGCCCACCGCGAGGAGCCCGGGTGTGCTGTCCGCGCGGCGATCGAAGCGGGCGACCTCGACACACATCGGTGGGAGTCGTATACACGGTTCATCGATGAACAGGAAGGAGCTTCGCGGCGCGCCGTGCTCAAGCAGCGGAGGTCTCGCTCGTGAGGCTCTGCCACATCAACCACGCGGCGGCCAGCCATGGGGCGCACGAGTCGCCTTGCCTCAGATCCTCGCGCCTTTCGGGAGTGCGAGCCGGTGCCGGGCCAGCATGCCCTCATCGCGCAGGATCTCGGTGATCTCCCCGTCGGCAACCACCCTCCCTTGGTCGAGGATGATCGCCCGGTCGCAGGTCTCATTGGCGTAGAGCAGATCGTGGGTCACGATCAGTTGGGTGACATCGAGGGAGTCGAGAATCGCCGTGAGTTCGGAGCGGGACGCGGGATCGAGGTTCGCGGTTGGCTCGTCGAGGACGATGATGTCGGGTTCCATTGCCAGGACGCCGGCGATGGCAACCCTACGCTTCTGGCCGAACGAGAGGTGGTTCGGGGGACGCTCCGCGAGGTCGGCCACATCGACGGCGGCGAGCGCAGCATCGACCCGGCGATCGAGGTCGGCACCTTCGAGACCGAGATTCCTCGGCCCGAACTCGACATCGCTGCGGACGGTCGTCATGAACAGTTGATCGTCGGGGTCTTGGAACACGATGCCCACCCGTCGCCGCACATCCATCACCGAGGATGCATCGAGTACGATGCCCGACACCTGCACGGATCCGACTTGTGGCATGTGGATGCCGTTCATGTGCAGGACCAGCGTCGTTTTCCCCGCCCCGTTTGGGCCCAACAGCGCGAGTCGATCACCGGGGTGGATGTGGAGCGACACATCGTTGAGAGCGACCGTCCCATCCGGGTACCGGTACGAGAGGTGATCGACCGCGATGACAGGCGTCGTCATACACCCACCAGGGCGGCGGTGGCGATGAGCCAGACGAATCCGATCGCGGCGAGCCCGATTGCCCACTCCTGCGCAGGGGTTGCAGGTATCGACGAGGCCGGCATGGCCCCGCGGTATCCCCGGGACCGCATGGCCAGGTAGACGCGCTCACCCCGCTCGTAGGTTCGTACGAACATCACACCGAGCGTTCTCGCCATCGGGCCGATCTGCGTGAACCACCGCGCATCGTGGGCCCGAGAAGCCATCGCGGTCCTCATCCGGGACCAATCCGACATCACCACATCGATGTACCTCACCATGAAGCCGGCAATCGCGGTCACGATCGAGGGCATTCGGAGACCGTCGAGGCCCGCGAGGAACTCGGGCACCTGCGTTGTCGCTCCGAGGATGACAGCGACGGCGAGCCCGAAGGTCGCCTTCGCGATGATGTTCCACGCGTCCCACAAGCCGGGCTCCGACAGCGCGATACCGAAGACCTCAACCTTGGGCTCCCCGCCGAGAACCGGGAGCAGCACGGCAACCAGCAGGAACGGGATCTCGATGAGCATGCGGCGCCCGGCAAATCGTGGCCCGATTCCTGCGATGGCAGCGATCCCGATCACAGCCACGAGGTAGGCGCCGAAGGCCCAGAATGCCTCCCGCGGGGTGATGACGATCCCGATGACCAACAAGAAGGCGGTCACGATCTTGATCTGAGGGGCCATCCGGTGGATGGGCGAATGCCCATGGAGGTACAGCGCGTGGACATGGCCGTCGGCCATTTCAGTCCTCGTGTGGCGGGGGCTGTGGTGTGGTCGACGAGCGTCCGAGGAGTCGGAACAGCCCGTAGCCGACACCGAGTGTGACAGCGATCCCGATCGCGGCGGCGACGGCACGCGACGCCCCGTCGCCGCCGTAGTCCGCGAGCGGGGTGTCGGCGAGGGAATGATCCTGTGCCTGATCCGCGAAGCCCTCCTGCTCTGCGATGTATTCGAGCCCGTCCGGTTTCGAGGACGCGAACTGGCTGAGGACGACCCCGGTGAGCAGGATCACCGCGAGGGCGCCGATCGCGATGGTCGTATTGCGCCTCATGCGACGAGATCCTCGGTGCGGTGCCCCGTGTAGGTGGGAGCGCCATGGACGAGGTCTGGCCGGGAGCGTATCACCGCCGCGACGACGCCTGCGGTGATGATTCCCTCCCCGATTCCGATGAGCACATGGGCGCCGATCATCGACCACAGGACGGATGCAAGCGACACCGACTCGGTCGTCCCAGCGAGCGCGAACTCGATGGCGAAGCCTGAAGCGGCGAGGGGC
This window contains:
- a CDS encoding ABC transporter ATP-binding protein, whose amino-acid sequence is MTTPVIAVDHLSYRYPDGTVALNDVSLHIHPGDRLALLGPNGAGKTTLVLHMNGIHMPQVGSVQVSGIVLDASSVMDVRRRVGIVFQDPDDQLFMTTVRSDVEFGPRNLGLEGADLDRRVDAALAAVDVADLAERPPNHLSFGQKRRVAIAGVLAMEPDIIVLDEPTANLDPASRSELTAILDSLDVTQLIVTHDLLYANETCDRAIILDQGRVVADGEITEILRDEGMLARHRLALPKGARI
- the cbiQ gene encoding cobalt ECF transporter T component CbiQ — protein: MADGHVHALYLHGHSPIHRMAPQIKIVTAFLLVIGIVITPREAFWAFGAYLVAVIGIAAIAGIGPRFAGRRMLIEIPFLLVAVLLPVLGGEPKVEVFGIALSEPGLWDAWNIIAKATFGLAVAVILGATTQVPEFLAGLDGLRMPSIVTAIAGFMVRYIDVVMSDWSRMRTAMASRAHDARWFTQIGPMARTLGVMFVRTYERGERVYLAMRSRGYRGAMPASSIPATPAQEWAIGLAAIGFVWLIATAALVGV
- a CDS encoding PDGLE domain-containing protein, whose protein sequence is MRRNTTIAIGALAVILLTGVVLSQFASSKPDGLEYIAEQEGFADQAQDHSLADTPLADYGGDGASRAVAAAIGIAVTLGVGYGLFRLLGRSSTTPQPPPHED
- the rsgA gene encoding ribosome small subunit-dependent GTPase A, producing the protein MASPANPQGIVSLGWFGDWEQRRAAHEASGDPARVVRHDGVKVLVSDGVSLRHATFSRSLSLAVGDWVLIENETVTGALERSSELVRESTEGGPQVIAANVDLVLVVFGVDRPLRRAKVLRFAAFAWDIGAKPVVVLSKTDLRTDVDSLVSRVRTWVGDVDIVPVSVTNGSGIETILELLAGRTGTLIGESGAGKSSLVNAVMEDEVAWIGDVRDRDAKGRHTTTHRELHLLPGGGMIIDNPGVRALGLWAEGEGVEQLFSDIEQVGTSCRFRDCAHREEPGCAVRAAIEAGDLDTHRWESYTRFIDEQEGASRRAVLKQRRSRS